GCTAGAAAAAGCCTGAGATTAGTCCTATATTAAAACTAAATTTCTTGTTGGGATATTATCAAACCCTTTATAAATACAAGAAAAACAGCGTTTTTTAGAGGTTTGGAAATATCTCGTTATATGCCTTTCTTTCTATTAAACTTTTGTATTTAAGGCTCTGTAGAAATCCTCTGAAATAACCAATCTTAACAAATTAAAACTGAATTGCCTGATTCAATTTTGCTGAGAACTTTAAGTCTATTAATGACGATTAAGTAGGTTTTCTACAGAGCCGTATTTAAAGTCATTTTTAATAAATTCAAGGAACAGCTTATATAGTAATTTTTAACATTTCAAAAACGATAATATTTAGACAACTCCGTCACTAATCTTTCTTACTCTTATACTCTTAATCTTTCTCCAAATTCCTTTTGAGCCTTAAAAAGAGTTTTTGAATAAAACAGATTTAAATCTCGATTTTTTGCACATTTTTTGATTAGCAGCTTGCTCATGAATTAAAAATGGAATAAGAAGGCTGATAATAGTAGAAAATAAGAAAAAATGGGAAAAGGGTGTTCAACTACACTTGAAACAATAACAATTTACTGGACAATGCCTTTTCTACTGCTTGATTTTCCAGTCTGATTAATTAGATTAACCATGCTCAAAAAGTTCGTACCAGCCTGTTTCAGTTTCCCTCTTACAGAATATCCATGTTTTTTATATAATTTTAGAGCACCTTTGTTTTCGGGTTTAACAATCAATGAGATTTTAGAAATGCCAAGTTTATGAGACTTGAGAGTAGCTGCTTTTAGCAATTTACTTCCAATCCCACATGCTCGGTACTGTGGATAAACTGCAAGTGAATCTATATAATATTCGCCAGGTTCCGCCTCTTTTGTTTTTAACATGGGAACTACTTTTCTTTGATAATCTTTAGCATCGGATTTATAAAATTTAGGAAGCTTTTCTACCAATAGCTTACTCAAACGTGGAAAATGGTCTGAGGGAAATGATAAAATCAAGCCTGCTATACGGTTACGTACCTCGGCGACATAAATATTTTGATAACTCAAAATATTATCTGGTTGCTTATAGAATTTCTTTATAACCTCTTGTGCAACCTTCTGATTATTAGAACCTGCGAGCACATAAGCACATTCTCCCCAGGCCATGCAAATTAATTCTGCCGCTTCTTCTGCATCTTCAATTTTAGCCTGTCGAATATTCAAACATATCATACCTCATAAATAAAAACACTTACTTCTTGTTTTATTTTCATTATCTTTTTCCAATATTCTATATTTTTTATATTTTTCAAATTATATATATACATTAAACTTTTTTTATAATTTAACTCTAAATAAAAAAATCTCAGAATTACTTTTTCATGGTCGGAAATTGATAACCTCAAATTCAAAATTAGAGAAATAACTTTGAGTCACGGATCAATTAATTGTTTTCACCTGCTCTTACCTGCTCTTTTTAAACTTTGAAGAATAATCCAGACCTGTTTGAGGCTGTATTCGACACCGAATTCTTGAAGAATCAGATCCTGTACTTCTCGAGTTCGCCAATTATTCCGTTCATTAAGCATTTCCTTTAACTTAGCTTTCTGGAGGTCTGAGAGTTTTGAGGGACTTCCGCCTCTAAATTGAGGTATTAAGCCTTCGTAACCCTGAGCGTTCCATCTCTGTTGCCAGATATTCCCATTGCTTCTGGAGACTCCAACAATATTTGAGGCTTCTTTAACACTTTTGCCTTCATAACGGGCTTTAATAAATATGAGACGTTGGACAATTCGGGGATTTTTCTCAGCCTTGATCATTTTAACAAGCTTGTCATAACTTAGATGGCGAGTTACGGGGATCTGTTCAGGTTTGGACACATAATATAATATGGCATATATGTATTAAAGTTTGCGTAAAAAATGTAGTAACCCTGGTTCAAAATCACAGGATAACAATGTTTTCATAGCTAGTAGACTATGTTTTTATTTTTACTTTGATAGAGTTTATTTTTAAGTTTTACAGATTACAAAATATCTAATACATTAGTCAAGTTTTAATCCTTATTTTGGTAATCGTGATCACGAATAAAGGGATACTGTGCCCATAGTTGAGTTAGATTTTGTAACACAATTTCTTCTAAAACTACTAATTTAGTATTACATATATTTAGGAAAGTATTTATACAAAATGGTTTTATTAATCTTAATTTTAGCTTAAAAAGTATTGCTATAGTATTAATTTTTATTTTATATGTGTTATTTTATAGGTTATAAATTATTTAAAATGCCCCCAGTAATGTAATACTATTGCAATAACTCAAATAATAGAGAAAAAGGAGGAGTTTAAATTAAGAAAAACCAGCAATATCTCTTAATAGGGGTAATAGCCCTAATTGTCGCGGCCGCTTTTGCTTTCATGCCGGCTGGCGAGTCAGTCAGCCCGGTTCCTCAGGTCTCTGATGGATCTGTATCCGGATATTCGGATAAATTAGTTTCTGAGGGTTCGGATGAACTTGTGGTAGCAGTAGGTACACATGGAGGAGAGCCAGAAGCAGGTTTTGACCCGATTGCCGGCTGGGGAAACAGCAGGGAACCTCTGGTTCAGAGCACTCTCTTCAAAAGGGACAGCGAGGCAAACCTGATTAATGACCTGGCTACAAATTATACGGTCAGCAGCGATGGACTGAAGTGGACCGTTACAATACGGAACGGTGTTAAGTTCCATGACGGAATGCCTTTAACAGCCAGAGACGTAGCATTCACGTTTAACACGGCAGCAGATGCAAGTGGAAGTATAGATTTATCCATGCTGGAAAAGGCAACAGCAACCGATGATTATACCATTGAATTTGAGTTGAACGACCCTCAGTCTACCTTCATCAATAAACTGGTAGCTCTTGGCATTGTCCCTGTGCATGCTTACAACGCTGAGACTTATGGGTCCAATCCAATAGGTTCGGGCCCATATAAGTTTGTGCAATGGGACAAAGGGCAGCAGGTAATCTTTGAAGCAAATCCGGATTATTACGGACAGGAGCCATACTTCAAAAAGTTAACTATGCTCTTTATGGGATCAGACTCCGCTTTTGCAGCAGCAAAGGCAGGACAGGTCGACCTGGCTGAAATTCCTGCTTCTTACGCCAATCAGGAAGTAGCTGGGATGAAAATAGTATCCCTTGATTCCATAGATGCCCGTGGGATAAGTTTCCCCATGAATCCGAATACTGGAGAAAAAACCGAAAACGGCTATGCAATCGGAAATAATGTGACTTCTGACCCTGCAATAAGAAAAGCTCTGAACATCGGGATAGACAGGCAGGCGCTGATTGAAGGGGCTTTAAATGGGCAGGGAAAAGAAGAATTCACTGGCGTAGATAAACTGCCATGGGGTAATAAGGAAGCTATTTTCGAAGACGGAGATATAGAGGAAGCAAAGAAAATTTTAACCGAAGGCGGTTGGATTGATACTGATGGAGATGGCATTGTTGAGAAAAATGGCTTGAAAGCCGAATTTACTCTTCTGTATCCTGCAAACGCCCAGGATAGGCAGGCATTAGCGGTTTCAGTAAGTGAAGAAGCTAAAAAACTGGGTATAAATATTAAAGTCGAGGGCAAGAGCTGGGATGAGATTTACTCCCTTTGCTATTCGACTCCAAATGTTTGGGGTTATGGATCATTGGACCCGACTGACATATACTTAAGATATTACAGTAAGAGCTACGATCCCTCAACCCATAACAATGTAATAATGTACAACAATTCTGCTGTGGACAGTTACCTGAGAAAAGCCATAACCAGCCCTGACCAGGAAACTGCCAACAAAAACTGGCAGCAGGCTGCCTGGGACGGAACAACAGGATTCTCCGCAAAAGGGGACGCTCCCTGGATGTGGATGGCAACCATTAATTATGTCTACATAATGGATGAAGACCTTGATATCGGAACTCCAAAAATACAGCCCCATGGAGCAGATATCTTTGGTAGCATTCTGGAATGGAAACGTGCATGAGATTAAACAGGGATTTGAGGCATTCACTCAAATCCTCTTATTTTTTCAGGTTATTCGGGAAGACTCTTTTCATTCAATAGAATGAATCAAAATTGATAGATACGGAGATAAAAAATTCTTTGGTAACGAAATAAAAACAGAGACTATTGACCCCCTGTTTAGATAATATAAAATTATATTTTTCATTTATAGAATACTTATTAAAAGACCCAGTAAGAATTCGAGATTTAGATTTAGTATTACTATATTTTCTAAAATTTAGATTAAATACTACATATTTATGACAAAGTACTTATAGAAAAATTAGTGTTAATCCATTTAACATTACTTTGAGGAAAAGTAACACTTCTACAAATTTTCTGTAAAATATTATTTAAAAAACTCTCTTTATTTCAGTAAAGATTCATAGAAAAACGCTATGGATTTCAGTCGAGGGTATTCAGGATACTAATATATCAGGAGGAGTTCCGATCAAGAAAAACCAGCAACATTTGTCTGTAGGGGCATTGATAGTAACTATAGCAGTTATTGGTATTATCAGTTCTATGTCCGGCTGTGTATCCAGCTCGATGGATGATTCTGGGCTAGCTTCTGCACCAGACTCAGAATCAGGTTCTGTATCAGCCAGCTCGACTTCCAGGGCTTCCGATGAACTGGTAGTAAATGTATATTCGCATACAGGAGAACCGGAAACAGGATTTGACCCTCTTCTGGGATGGGGATGCGGTCATGTGAATTTTGAGCCATTAATACAGAGTACCCTTTTTAAATCAGCGGATGATGGCAGTATAGTAAATGACCTTGCTACAGGTTATTCTGTCAGTCCTGATGGGAAGACATGGACTGTAAATATAAGAGACGATGTAAAATTCACAGATGGAGAGAAGTTAACAGCTGAAGATGTTGCATTTACATTCAATACTGCAATTGGGAGTAATTCTGAACTCGATATGAGTAACCTTGAAAACGCCAGGGCAGTAAATGAGACTGCAGTTGAATTCAAACTAAAAGAGCCCCAGTCCAGTTTCATCTGGAGGCTCAGGTATGTTGGAATCGTGCCTGAACATGCCTATAAAAAAGAGACCTATGGAGCCAGCCCTATAGGGTCAGGCCCGTACAAAATGGTACAGTGGGATAAAGGTCAGCAGGCAATATTTGAACTTAATGACAATTACTATGGACAGAAGCCGTATTTCAAAAGAATAACCATGTTATTCATGGACAAGGACACTGCATTTGCAGCTGCAAAGTCCGGCAAAGTAGACATAGCTGAAATCGATATCATCCATGCAAATCAGACCGTAGATGGCTATGACATAATCTCGCTTCCCTCCTCAAGAGCATTCGGAATTTCTTTCCCAATGCAGAACGATACCGGCAAAAAAAGCCTTACAGGAGACCCTATAGGCAATAATGTAACATCGGACATCGCAATTAGAAAAGCATTAAACACGGGGATTGACAGAAAAGCAATACTTGACGGGGTAATATACGGAAAGGGAGATGTAGAATATACAGGTGTGGATCAGAGGATCTTTGGAAATCCAGAAGCAAGGATCAACGACTCGAATCCTGAAGAAGCTAAAAAAATACTTGAAGATGCAGGCTGGAAAGACACAGATAGCGACGGTATCCGGGAAAAAGACGGAACTAAAGCAGAATTTGACCTGTATTATTCTTCATCCGACCAGACAAGACAGGCTCTTTCAGTAGCCGTAAGTGAACAGGCTAAAAAATTAGGTATAAAAATAAACCTTGTCGGTACAAACTGGGATGAAATATACGCAAACCAGTACAGTTCAGCCGTTTTATACGCCTACAGCAGTATAGATACTTTCAATCTGTACCAGCAGTATCATACTAAAGAAGCTGATGATACATACAAAAACCCTGGCCTTTACAGCAATCCTGTCGTAGACGGGTATCTGGAAACAGCTTTGAGAACTTCAGACCAGGATCAGGCTATCAAAAACTGGCAGCTAGCTGCGTATGATGGAAATACAGGCTTTGGGCCTGCAGGAGATGCTACATGGTTATGGCTTGTAACAATGGATTATCTCTATGCAGTTGATGAAACCATAGATATAGGAACCCCGGAGAAAAACGCCGGATCAGATATTTTAGGAAATATTTACGAATGGACAAGGAAAAACGCAACCGATCCTGCTCAAAAATGAGTGAAGCTTAAAAAAGTGGTGATTCAGAGCGAATGATAATTTAAAATAAGTACTCGCAAAGTGAGAGATTTTCTTTAAAGTGAGAATTTCTCTCATTTTTTAAACTGCGCTTTGAATTCCCTTTTTTTATTCTTTTTATTTTCGACCATGACCGAGAGTAAATAGTTAGTGTGCATGGAAAATCTATTTCGACTTTAAAGTATGAGCTTTCATTAAATTAATCGCAAATATTATGGTTGTTCCAAAGTAAATTTAATATCGAGTAATAATAGTGAGGGAAGCGTGTGTTGGATACCGAAAAAATAGCAAGTTTTGCAGGGAAAAAAATACTCAGGCTGGTAAGTCTTCTTGCTGTAGTTTGTTTTGTAAGTTTCATGCTTATTCAATACTCTCCCATAGACCCTGTTAGAGCCTATATAGGCGAAATGACTGTCAGTGAAGAGCATAAAACCAAACTTGAAGAATACTGGGGAGTCAATACCCCTCCGAAGGAAAAATTCCTGAACTGGGCAGGAAATATTCTCAAAGGGGATTTTGGAGTATCATTGATTTACCGGACGCCGGTCGCCGATGTGATTAAAGAAAGATCTATGGCCTCTTTCGTCCTTATGGCAACTTCATGGCTGTTCTCAGGAGTACTGGGTTTCATTCTGGGGATAGTAGCAGGAATGAATAAG
This region of Methanosarcina flavescens genomic DNA includes:
- a CDS encoding GNAT family N-acetyltransferase; the protein is MNIRQAKIEDAEEAAELICMAWGECAYVLAGSNNQKVAQEVIKKFYKQPDNILSYQNIYVAEVRNRIAGLILSFPSDHFPRLSKLLVEKLPKFYKSDAKDYQRKVVPMLKTKEAEPGEYYIDSLAVYPQYRACGIGSKLLKAATLKSHKLGISKISLIVKPENKGALKLYKKHGYSVRGKLKQAGTNFLSMVNLINQTGKSSSRKGIVQ
- a CDS encoding helix-turn-helix domain-containing protein gives rise to the protein MSKPEQIPVTRHLSYDKLVKMIKAEKNPRIVQRLIFIKARYEGKSVKEASNIVGVSRSNGNIWQQRWNAQGYEGLIPQFRGGSPSKLSDLQKAKLKEMLNERNNWRTREVQDLILQEFGVEYSLKQVWIILQSLKRAGKSR
- a CDS encoding ABC transporter substrate-binding protein codes for the protein MPAGESVSPVPQVSDGSVSGYSDKLVSEGSDELVVAVGTHGGEPEAGFDPIAGWGNSREPLVQSTLFKRDSEANLINDLATNYTVSSDGLKWTVTIRNGVKFHDGMPLTARDVAFTFNTAADASGSIDLSMLEKATATDDYTIEFELNDPQSTFINKLVALGIVPVHAYNAETYGSNPIGSGPYKFVQWDKGQQVIFEANPDYYGQEPYFKKLTMLFMGSDSAFAAAKAGQVDLAEIPASYANQEVAGMKIVSLDSIDARGISFPMNPNTGEKTENGYAIGNNVTSDPAIRKALNIGIDRQALIEGALNGQGKEEFTGVDKLPWGNKEAIFEDGDIEEAKKILTEGGWIDTDGDGIVEKNGLKAEFTLLYPANAQDRQALAVSVSEEAKKLGINIKVEGKSWDEIYSLCYSTPNVWGYGSLDPTDIYLRYYSKSYDPSTHNNVIMYNNSAVDSYLRKAITSPDQETANKNWQQAAWDGTTGFSAKGDAPWMWMATINYVYIMDEDLDIGTPKIQPHGADIFGSILEWKRA
- a CDS encoding ABC transporter substrate-binding protein, with product MDDSGLASAPDSESGSVSASSTSRASDELVVNVYSHTGEPETGFDPLLGWGCGHVNFEPLIQSTLFKSADDGSIVNDLATGYSVSPDGKTWTVNIRDDVKFTDGEKLTAEDVAFTFNTAIGSNSELDMSNLENARAVNETAVEFKLKEPQSSFIWRLRYVGIVPEHAYKKETYGASPIGSGPYKMVQWDKGQQAIFELNDNYYGQKPYFKRITMLFMDKDTAFAAAKSGKVDIAEIDIIHANQTVDGYDIISLPSSRAFGISFPMQNDTGKKSLTGDPIGNNVTSDIAIRKALNTGIDRKAILDGVIYGKGDVEYTGVDQRIFGNPEARINDSNPEEAKKILEDAGWKDTDSDGIREKDGTKAEFDLYYSSSDQTRQALSVAVSEQAKKLGIKINLVGTNWDEIYANQYSSAVLYAYSSIDTFNLYQQYHTKEADDTYKNPGLYSNPVVDGYLETALRTSDQDQAIKNWQLAAYDGNTGFGPAGDATWLWLVTMDYLYAVDETIDIGTPEKNAGSDILGNIYEWTRKNATDPAQK